The following coding sequences are from one Fusibacter sp. A1 window:
- the scfA gene encoding six-cysteine ranthipeptide SCIFF: MKHIQTLTSGNLKEDLSKIGCGECQTSCQSACKTSCTVANQECER; encoded by the coding sequence ATGAAACATATTCAAACATTAACATCTGGGAACTTAAAAGAAGACTTAAGCAAAATCGGATGTGGCGAATGTCAGACTTCATGCCAGTCTGCATGTAAAACGTCATGTACTGTTGCTAACCAAGAATGTGAAAGATAA
- the ruvB gene encoding Holliday junction branch migration DNA helicase RuvB, with protein sequence MEFKRIVTPDLSIQDQEAEVTLRPQLLSDYIGQEKTKEKLNIFIDAAKMRDESLDHVLLYGPPGLGKTTLSTIIANEMGVNVKITSGPAIERPGDLAAILSNLQPNDVLFIDEIHRLNRVIEEVLYPAMEDFCLDIIIGKGPAARSVRIDLPRFTLIGATTRAGQLTSPLRDRFGVICKLELYEDEELAKIVKRSSDILGVHIDEDASYEIARRSRGTPRIVNRLLKRVRDYSMVKGDGIIDMDISKAALNMLEIDPLGLDFVDRKLLHAIVEKFDGGPVGVDTLAASTGEERETIEDVYEPYLMQIGFIARTPRGRVMLRRGYEHIGLSWKEQNQLALDILEE encoded by the coding sequence ATGGAATTCAAGCGTATAGTGACTCCCGATTTATCCATTCAAGATCAAGAAGCCGAGGTGACACTCAGACCTCAGCTCCTATCGGATTACATCGGTCAGGAAAAAACAAAAGAGAAACTGAATATATTCATCGATGCTGCAAAGATGCGAGACGAGTCCTTGGACCACGTGCTCTTATACGGACCTCCAGGTCTGGGTAAAACCACTCTTTCTACGATTATAGCCAACGAGATGGGTGTCAATGTGAAGATCACTTCGGGGCCTGCGATTGAACGTCCGGGTGACCTTGCCGCAATTCTATCTAATCTTCAACCGAATGATGTACTGTTTATCGATGAGATACATCGACTTAATCGAGTGATTGAAGAGGTGCTTTATCCTGCGATGGAGGACTTTTGCCTTGACATCATCATAGGAAAGGGCCCCGCGGCAAGAAGTGTACGGATTGATCTTCCTAGGTTCACCTTAATCGGTGCTACCACTAGGGCTGGGCAGCTTACGTCTCCCTTAAGAGACAGATTTGGTGTGATCTGCAAGTTAGAATTATACGAAGATGAGGAACTGGCAAAAATCGTCAAGCGGTCTTCAGACATACTAGGAGTCCATATTGATGAAGATGCAAGTTATGAGATAGCAAGAAGAAGCAGGGGAACACCTAGGATTGTGAACAGACTGCTGAAAAGGGTTAGAGACTACAGCATGGTCAAGGGCGACGGCATCATCGATATGGACATCTCAAAGGCTGCGCTCAACATGCTCGAGATCGATCCCTTGGGGCTTGATTTTGTCGACCGAAAGTTATTGCATGCGATTGTCGAGAAATTCGACGGGGGTCCTGTGGGAGTCGACACACTTGCCGCAAGTACCGGTGAGGAACGTGAGACCATTGAAGATGTCTATGAACCGTATCTGATGCAGATCGGATTTATCGCACGTACACCAAGAGGTCGTGTGATGCTCAGAAGGGGTTACGAACATATTGGATTGTCATGGAAGGAACAGAATCAGCTCGCCCTGGACATACTGGAGGAATAA
- a CDS encoding EscU/YscU/HrcU family type III secretion system export apparatus switch protein: MDKKERVAAALGYNRDSDQAPKLLAKGRGHIADKIIEIGQENDTPVYQDERLSKQLQHLEVGQMIPEDLYNVVAEVLVFISKMDARFKK; encoded by the coding sequence GTGGATAAGAAGGAACGGGTTGCAGCAGCCTTAGGATACAATCGGGACAGCGACCAGGCGCCAAAGCTTTTAGCTAAAGGCAGGGGGCATATCGCCGACAAGATCATTGAGATAGGACAGGAGAACGATACACCTGTTTATCAGGATGAACGATTGTCAAAACAGCTGCAACACCTTGAAGTCGGGCAGATGATTCCCGAGGACCTATATAACGTGGTTGCAGAGGTGCTTGTGTTTATCAGTAAGATGGATGCGAGGTTTAAAAAATGA
- the ruvA gene encoding Holliday junction branch migration protein RuvA — protein sequence MYRYIKGEVVEKGLDHIVLDVGGIGYYLSATTTSITHVKLGEVSKLYTKLMIKEDEHSLCGFTDENELIFFEHLISVSGIGKRVAMGMLSNESYARIMEWIITANEKMLTGLPGLGKKTSQRVIVELRDKLKKTYGADLKSAGSFSEGVMVSSSEDVMLALLGLGFKKDEINSMLSGVDLATLSVEDAIKYALTHNRN from the coding sequence ATGTATAGATATATTAAAGGCGAAGTCGTAGAAAAGGGATTGGACCATATCGTGCTCGATGTAGGCGGTATCGGCTATTACCTGTCGGCGACAACCACTTCGATAACGCATGTCAAGCTAGGTGAGGTTTCAAAGCTATACACAAAGCTGATGATCAAAGAGGACGAGCATTCCTTATGCGGATTCACAGATGAAAACGAGCTTATCTTCTTTGAACATCTGATCAGTGTGAGCGGCATAGGTAAAAGAGTCGCTATGGGAATGCTGTCGAATGAATCGTATGCGAGAATCATGGAATGGATTATCACTGCAAATGAAAAGATGCTTACCGGTCTGCCAGGGCTCGGTAAAAAGACATCGCAACGAGTGATCGTCGAGCTGAGAGATAAGCTCAAAAAGACATACGGTGCGGATTTGAAGTCCGCAGGAAGTTTCAGCGAAGGTGTGATGGTATCCTCATCTGAAGATGTCATGCTTGCTCTTTTAGGGCTAGGATTCAAAAAAGATGAAATCAACAGCATGTTAAGTGGCGTTGATCTAGCGACATTGAGCGTGGAAGACGCGATCAAGTATGCGCTGACACATAACAGAAATTAG
- a CDS encoding SpoIID/LytB domain-containing protein — MKRSMIFILLIVIVLSGVAYGASDEDYIKVGLIQKKETYSSFSLVFEGAHFIKTSVGASETLMSMDAGASYTVKLDTGVIGLYQNELHIIDLKSDESVVLPTVDGDLSINGVRYRGGVSVHLNSDKTLTIINQVKRSSYLFGVLPKEMSPSWPLEALKAQAVAARTYVETQQGRHAAGGYDVCDTVHCQVYGGYSVEGNLSNEAVVATKDQIITYNNKPITAFYHSNSGGYTENSENVYMSALPYIKAVYDPYSIGQPNDFWVASFTESEIASVLSKSGLNVGKITGITSRGTATSGRTTLLEIAGTTDTVLLEKEKARQIFGYTTIKSMLFNVSKGDKITVLSSEGMHSKSLDGMVVMAASLERKTINEKASVYNGSTFETIATGGKDYSFIGKGYGHGLGMSQWGAKAMAENGLLYEDILHHYYTDVVIFK; from the coding sequence ATGAAACGAAGTATGATATTCATATTACTTATTGTCATCGTCCTGTCAGGAGTGGCATACGGAGCGAGCGACGAAGATTACATTAAGGTCGGACTGATTCAGAAAAAGGAGACTTACTCCTCCTTCAGTCTTGTTTTTGAAGGCGCGCACTTTATCAAGACAAGCGTAGGAGCTTCGGAGACCCTGATGTCTATGGATGCAGGTGCTAGTTATACAGTCAAGCTGGATACCGGTGTGATCGGACTGTATCAGAATGAGCTGCACATCATCGATTTGAAGTCTGATGAATCGGTAGTATTACCGACTGTCGATGGAGACTTAAGCATAAACGGAGTGCGCTATCGTGGTGGAGTCAGTGTGCACCTTAACTCGGATAAGACATTGACGATTATCAATCAAGTGAAGCGGAGCAGTTATCTATTTGGTGTTCTACCAAAAGAAATGTCGCCCAGTTGGCCTTTAGAGGCCTTAAAGGCCCAGGCTGTGGCTGCGAGAACCTATGTTGAGACACAGCAGGGAAGGCATGCGGCAGGCGGATATGATGTATGCGACACTGTTCATTGTCAAGTGTACGGTGGATATTCGGTAGAAGGAAACCTTTCCAACGAAGCTGTTGTGGCGACAAAAGATCAGATTATCACCTATAACAATAAACCGATCACCGCCTTCTATCATTCCAACAGCGGCGGTTACACAGAAAATAGCGAAAACGTATATATGTCAGCGCTTCCTTATATCAAAGCCGTATATGATCCTTATTCCATAGGCCAGCCCAATGATTTTTGGGTTGCAAGCTTCACAGAATCGGAAATTGCGAGCGTTCTATCAAAATCGGGTCTGAACGTCGGTAAAATTACAGGTATCACCTCACGCGGCACAGCCACATCGGGTAGGACCACTCTTTTAGAAATTGCTGGAACTACGGATACGGTACTGCTTGAAAAAGAAAAGGCGAGACAGATTTTTGGATATACCACCATCAAATCGATGTTGTTTAATGTTTCAAAAGGTGATAAGATAACAGTGCTGTCTTCAGAGGGCATGCATTCCAAAAGCCTTGACGGCATGGTGGTGATGGCTGCTTCTTTAGAACGTAAAACAATAAACGAGAAAGCTTCGGTTTACAACGGAAGCACATTTGAAACCATAGCGACAGGCGGTAAGGATTATAGTTTTATTGGAAAAGGCTATGGTCACGGACTGGGTATGAGTCAGTGGGGAGCGAAGGCAATGGCCGAAAACGGGCTCCTTTATGAAGATATCCTGCACCATTACTATACGGATGTTGTTATATTTAAGTAA
- the yajC gene encoding preprotein translocase subunit YajC, which yields MGYTTILLYLAMIGGLWYFMIRPQKKRQNELKTMRDALAVGDEVVTIGGIVGKIAVVKEDDLHLTVGHNSEIIVVKKWAIGTTNK from the coding sequence ATGGGCTACACGACAATATTACTTTATCTAGCAATGATTGGTGGACTTTGGTATTTTATGATCAGACCACAAAAGAAGAGACAGAACGAACTTAAGACAATGAGAGACGCACTTGCAGTGGGTGACGAAGTTGTTACAATCGGCGGTATCGTAGGTAAGATCGCAGTAGTGAAAGAAGATGACCTTCATTTGACAGTAGGACACAATTCTGAAATTATTGTTGTTAAAAAATGGGCGATTGGTACGACTAACAAATAG
- a CDS encoding NAD(+)/NADH kinase: MKRVMIHHNYKPESLGAKKNLIRLLKQKHFIIVDHRPELIIVIGGDGTMLSAVRTHRELHVPFIGINTGSLGFLPTVGPTELEGLVNSLIKKDYQIQNYPLLKVTCATVNGNTVVNYAFNEILIKHLEPRLMEVKLFINNKPFNYFTGDGFIISTPIGATGYAIWAGGVATHSELPVYQVTPLNPNDNSINRPLKTSMVVPMDTVFDFKVVKAKSREVIVACDGAKVSNDYISELNVCVADDSIKILRLSEFDYYEFYRSKIIDKNISRSLDD; the protein is encoded by the coding sequence ATGAAACGTGTGATGATTCACCACAACTATAAGCCCGAAAGTTTGGGGGCTAAAAAGAACTTGATCAGATTATTGAAGCAAAAGCATTTTATCATAGTCGACCATCGTCCGGAGCTTATCATCGTCATCGGTGGTGACGGAACCATGCTAAGCGCTGTCAGGACGCACCGGGAACTGCATGTGCCATTTATTGGGATCAACACAGGCAGTCTTGGCTTTTTACCGACAGTGGGGCCTACAGAGCTGGAAGGATTAGTGAACTCGCTAATTAAAAAGGACTATCAGATTCAAAATTACCCGCTGCTAAAGGTGACATGTGCTACGGTCAACGGCAACACTGTGGTGAACTACGCTTTCAATGAGATACTGATCAAGCACCTTGAACCGCGACTCATGGAAGTGAAGCTTTTTATCAATAACAAGCCCTTCAACTATTTCACCGGAGACGGGTTCATCATCTCAACTCCCATAGGGGCGACCGGATACGCCATTTGGGCGGGAGGGGTCGCAACACATTCAGAGCTGCCTGTTTATCAGGTGACACCGCTCAACCCCAATGACAATTCCATCAATCGGCCGCTTAAGACCAGCATGGTCGTACCGATGGATACCGTTTTTGATTTTAAAGTGGTTAAAGCCAAAAGCAGAGAGGTTATCGTAGCATGTGATGGTGCGAAGGTGTCCAACGACTACATATCCGAACTGAATGTCTGTGTAGCCGATGACAGCATCAAAATATTACGTCTAAGCGAATTTGATTATTACGAGTTTTATCGAAGCAAGATCATAGATAAGAACATCAGTAGGTCTTTGGACGATTAA
- a CDS encoding ribonuclease HII → MTVSEIKKIMADADPAQWAMLVDKYMCDERASVQKMAQGLQKKIDLHERRVEKLNRMTAFDREMFAFEGAVAGVDEAGRGPLAGPVVAAACVIEWHIDLLGVDDSKKLSEEERERLFELIKTHAVSYGVGIVDAATIDEINILEATKVAMYQSIHQLGDSYQAVITDHVKLDAITEPLAPVVKGDEKSLAVAAASILAKVTRDRMMKDYDLQYPGYDFSVHKGYGTKMHYRALEALGPSPIHRMTFLRNMEW, encoded by the coding sequence ATGACAGTCAGTGAAATTAAAAAGATAATGGCAGATGCCGACCCTGCACAATGGGCCATGCTTGTCGATAAATACATGTGCGACGAAAGGGCTTCGGTTCAGAAGATGGCTCAAGGTCTTCAAAAGAAAATCGATCTCCATGAACGAAGGGTCGAAAAACTCAATAGAATGACAGCCTTCGATCGTGAAATGTTTGCTTTTGAAGGGGCAGTGGCAGGTGTCGACGAGGCAGGTAGAGGTCCGCTTGCAGGACCAGTTGTCGCGGCCGCCTGTGTGATTGAGTGGCATATCGACCTGCTCGGAGTGGACGATTCTAAAAAACTCTCCGAAGAGGAAAGAGAAAGACTCTTTGAGCTTATCAAAACGCATGCCGTCTCTTATGGTGTTGGTATCGTGGATGCTGCGACAATCGATGAAATCAACATATTAGAAGCGACAAAAGTCGCCATGTATCAGTCGATTCACCAGTTGGGAGATTCCTATCAGGCTGTGATAACCGACCATGTCAAATTGGATGCCATTACAGAGCCGCTCGCACCGGTTGTGAAAGGTGATGAAAAGAGTCTGGCAGTCGCCGCCGCATCGATTCTAGCGAAGGTGACAAGGGACAGGATGATGAAGGATTATGACCTTCAATACCCTGGGTATGATTTTAGCGTACACAAAGGATATGGCACGAAGATGCACTATAGAGCGCTAGAAGCCTTAGGTCCCTCTCCGATACATAGAATGACATTCCTAAGGAATATGGAGTGGTAA
- a CDS encoding YraN family protein, which produces MSRKIGTEKEEEALLFLQTMGYKVLERNFQTKFGEVDLICIDEDCLVFVEVKYREKSDFGRAYEYVTPAKIKKIKKAAWAYIKKHACHLPDSYRLDVIAIDGDEVSYFRNVPTE; this is translated from the coding sequence ATGAGCCGAAAAATCGGAACGGAAAAAGAAGAGGAAGCCTTGCTATTTCTTCAAACTATGGGGTATAAAGTACTTGAACGTAATTTTCAAACGAAGTTCGGCGAAGTGGATCTCATCTGTATCGACGAGGACTGTCTGGTATTCGTTGAAGTGAAGTATCGTGAGAAAAGCGATTTTGGAAGAGCGTATGAATATGTGACCCCGGCAAAAATCAAAAAGATAAAAAAAGCCGCATGGGCTTATATAAAAAAACATGCATGCCATCTGCCTGATTCGTATAGGTTGGATGTGATAGCAATTGACGGCGATGAGGTATCGTATTTTAGAAATGTACCGACAGAATAG
- the queA gene encoding tRNA preQ1(34) S-adenosylmethionine ribosyltransferase-isomerase QueA, translated as MKTSDFYFDLPDEQIAQTPLENRSSSKLMVLNRKNHTIEHKVFKDILDHLNKGDCLVLNNTRVLPARLFGQKDTGATVEFLLLTRTGTDEWECLVKPGRKAKVGAKFVFGDDRLRGEIIGLGEEGTRIIKFEYEGVFEAVLDELGTMPLPPYITEKLEDSERYQTVYNKHSGSAAAPTAGLHFTDELMKAIEEKGVKLAYVTLHVGLGTFRPVKVDDVNDHQMHAEWYELDEPNAQIIKEAKMTGNRIVAVGTTSTRTLETIGSNHGEVAPCSGWTDIFIYPGYEFKIVDALITNFHLPESTLLMLISALYDKEEIMKAYQVAVAMNYRFFSFGDAMFIE; from the coding sequence GTGAAAACCAGTGATTTTTATTTTGATTTACCTGATGAGCAAATAGCGCAAACGCCACTTGAAAATCGCAGTTCATCTAAACTGATGGTCTTAAATAGAAAAAACCATACGATAGAGCATAAGGTTTTTAAAGATATTCTAGATCACTTAAACAAGGGTGATTGTCTGGTACTTAATAATACAAGGGTTCTACCAGCAAGGTTATTCGGTCAAAAGGATACAGGTGCGACAGTCGAGTTCTTACTTTTGACAAGAACAGGAACCGATGAGTGGGAATGTCTTGTTAAGCCGGGTCGAAAAGCCAAAGTAGGAGCAAAGTTCGTCTTTGGTGATGATCGCCTAAGAGGTGAGATCATAGGACTCGGAGAAGAGGGCACTAGAATCATCAAGTTTGAATACGAAGGAGTATTCGAGGCTGTGTTAGATGAACTCGGCACGATGCCGCTTCCACCTTACATTACAGAAAAGCTAGAGGACAGCGAAAGATATCAGACTGTTTACAATAAGCATTCAGGATCTGCCGCCGCACCGACAGCCGGACTGCATTTCACCGACGAATTGATGAAGGCGATTGAAGAAAAGGGCGTCAAACTAGCATATGTGACGCTTCATGTCGGTCTTGGAACGTTCAGACCTGTTAAGGTGGACGATGTCAATGACCATCAGATGCATGCCGAATGGTATGAACTTGATGAGCCAAACGCTCAAATCATAAAAGAAGCGAAAATGACAGGAAATAGAATCGTAGCTGTTGGAACGACAAGTACAAGAACACTCGAGACTATCGGTTCGAATCATGGAGAAGTTGCTCCTTGTAGCGGATGGACTGATATTTTTATCTATCCCGGCTATGAATTTAAAATTGTCGATGCGCTGATCACAAATTTTCATTTGCCTGAATCAACGCTATTGATGCTTATAAGTGCGCTTTATGACAAAGAAGAAATCATGAAAGCATATCAGGTTGCTGTAGCTATGAACTACCGATTCTTTAGTTTCGGCGATGCGATGTTTATTGAGTAA
- the scfB gene encoding thioether cross-link-forming SCIFF peptide maturase — protein MIHQFKKNGWFFVLDVNSGAVHSVDELVYDLLPGYGKHSKEDIIKEFSGKYETSLIEDALGEIDTLKSENMLFTENTYVSSEKFLHREPVVKALCLHVAHDCNIRCEYCFAAQGNFEGERLLMPLEIGKNALKFLVERSGSRRQLEVDLFGGEPLMNWEVCKQLVTYGRELEKEYNKVIRFTLTTNGTLLDDEKIEYINENFHNVVLSIDGKKETNDKMRPTVNGKGTYDIIVPKFKKLIDGRGGKSYYVRGTFTRHNLEFDKDVIHLADLGFTETSVEPVVGDPNDPFTIREQDLVQVFESYDRLAEDMVSKLGTENAFRFFHFTIDFSQGPCLIKRVSGCGAGSEYLAITPEGDIYPCHQFVGNEDFKLGNITEKSFDNSMTSDFHEAHVENKEACKACWAKYYCSGGCHANAYNFNDSLFKPYEIGCEMEKKRIENAIYLQAETVTRGSKQ, from the coding sequence ATGATTCATCAATTTAAGAAAAATGGATGGTTTTTTGTGCTGGATGTAAACAGCGGCGCTGTTCATAGTGTTGATGAGCTCGTTTACGATTTGTTGCCTGGATATGGCAAACATTCTAAAGAAGACATCATTAAAGAATTTAGCGGTAAATACGAGACAAGTCTTATTGAAGACGCGCTCGGCGAAATAGATACACTAAAAAGCGAAAACATGCTGTTTACTGAAAACACGTATGTGTCTTCAGAAAAGTTCCTGCACCGTGAGCCGGTTGTGAAAGCCTTATGCCTGCATGTCGCGCACGACTGCAATATCAGATGTGAATACTGCTTTGCAGCCCAAGGGAATTTTGAGGGTGAAAGACTTTTAATGCCACTTGAGATCGGTAAGAACGCACTTAAGTTCTTGGTGGAAAGATCTGGTAGCAGACGTCAGCTAGAAGTCGATTTGTTCGGCGGAGAACCGCTCATGAACTGGGAAGTATGCAAGCAGCTTGTCACTTATGGTCGTGAACTTGAAAAAGAATATAATAAAGTCATCCGTTTCACGTTAACGACGAACGGTACGCTTTTAGACGATGAGAAAATCGAATACATCAACGAGAACTTCCATAATGTCGTGCTTAGCATCGATGGTAAAAAGGAAACGAACGACAAGATGCGCCCGACCGTCAACGGTAAGGGAACCTATGATATCATCGTTCCAAAGTTTAAAAAGCTGATTGATGGAAGAGGCGGAAAGTCATATTACGTAAGAGGGACGTTTACGCGTCATAATTTGGAATTCGATAAAGATGTGATCCATCTTGCTGATCTTGGATTCACAGAGACTTCTGTGGAACCTGTAGTAGGCGACCCGAATGATCCGTTTACAATCAGAGAGCAGGATCTAGTGCAGGTGTTTGAGTCCTATGACCGTTTAGCGGAAGATATGGTCAGTAAGCTTGGTACAGAGAATGCATTCAGATTCTTCCACTTCACAATCGACTTCAGTCAAGGTCCTTGTCTGATCAAAAGGGTTTCAGGCTGCGGTGCCGGGTCAGAGTACTTGGCGATTACACCTGAGGGCGATATCTACCCTTGTCATCAGTTTGTTGGAAATGAAGATTTCAAGCTGGGCAATATCACAGAAAAAAGTTTTGATAACTCAATGACGAGCGACTTCCACGAGGCTCATGTTGAGAACAAAGAAGCTTGTAAGGCATGTTGGGCAAAATACTACTGTAGTGGTGGTTGCCATGCCAATGCCTATAATTTTAATGATTCATTATTCAAGCCTTATGAAATAGGTTGTGAAATGGAAAAGAAAAGAATAGAGAATGCGATTTATTTGCAGGCAGAGACAGTTACAAGGGGGTCTAAGCAGTGA
- the tgt gene encoding tRNA guanosine(34) transglycosylase Tgt: MAVKYELIKTCKQSGARLGRLTTPHGVIDTPIFMPVGTKATVKAMTPEEVEGLGAQIILSNTYHLYMRPGHDLIKEAGGLHKFMNWNKPILTDSGGFQVFSLGSLRKIKEEGVEFRSHIDGSKHFISPEKAVEIQTALGSDIMMAFDECAPYPAEHDYVKKSLERTTRWAKRCKDAHTNTENQALFGIVQGGMYKDLREQSVRELVALDFPGYAIGGLSVGEPKDLMYEVLDYTAPLLPEDKARYLMGVGSPDALFEGAIRGIDMFDCVLPTRTARMGTAMTSVGPVSIKQAKYQRDFTTLDAECECYTCKNYTKAYLRHLYKENEILSARLFTIHNLHFLINLMSEIRQAIMDDRLLDFKNEFFKKYGYES; this comes from the coding sequence ATGGCTGTTAAATATGAATTGATTAAAACCTGTAAGCAATCCGGTGCAAGGCTGGGTAGGCTTACCACTCCGCATGGAGTGATTGATACACCGATTTTTATGCCTGTTGGTACAAAAGCGACCGTGAAGGCGATGACACCGGAAGAAGTAGAGGGCTTAGGCGCTCAGATCATACTAAGCAATACCTATCATCTATACATGAGACCTGGACACGACCTTATCAAAGAGGCAGGCGGACTACATAAGTTTATGAACTGGAATAAGCCGATCTTGACAGACAGTGGCGGATTTCAGGTGTTCAGTCTGGGAAGTTTAAGAAAAATAAAGGAAGAGGGCGTGGAGTTCAGATCCCATATTGACGGGTCGAAGCACTTTATCTCACCTGAAAAGGCTGTCGAGATTCAAACTGCGCTCGGATCGGATATCATGATGGCTTTTGACGAATGCGCACCGTATCCTGCAGAACACGATTATGTTAAAAAGTCACTTGAACGTACTACAAGATGGGCCAAGCGTTGCAAGGACGCCCATACCAATACTGAGAACCAGGCATTGTTCGGTATTGTTCAAGGTGGTATGTATAAGGACCTACGTGAGCAAAGTGTTAGGGAGCTTGTAGCGCTTGACTTCCCGGGCTATGCTATTGGCGGTCTGAGCGTTGGAGAACCAAAAGACCTGATGTATGAAGTGCTCGACTATACAGCACCGCTCTTACCGGAAGACAAAGCTAGGTATCTGATGGGTGTAGGTAGTCCTGACGCTTTATTTGAAGGCGCGATCAGAGGGATTGACATGTTCGACTGCGTGCTTCCTACACGAACTGCGAGAATGGGTACTGCGATGACCTCTGTCGGTCCTGTATCGATCAAGCAGGCCAAGTACCAGAGAGATTTCACAACGCTTGATGCGGAGTGTGAGTGCTATACTTGTAAGAACTATACGAAAGCGTATTTGAGACATCTTTACAAAGAAAATGAGATATTAAGTGCGAGACTATTCACGATCCACAACCTACATTTCTTAATCAACTTAATGAGCGAGATCAGACAAGCCATCATGGATGACCGTCTACTTGATTTTAAAAATGAGTTTTTCAAAAAATATGGTTACGAATCGTAG
- a CDS encoding response regulator transcription factor, giving the protein MCNILVYDTTFYIRNRIKELVAKMDCTTVEVTTTQQLLASLSAPETVDLIIMDIMIPGEDGFALVKSISDMLHGIPIVILTSENKRASFVKGIQMGAADYILKPFEDDFLSSRIKEHVTKSKNRMTETREADKNIDLHQYLTRELIVAKKANYQVSLLFSIFHKNTKETSSSNEREYQRISEYLLPRLEDATFEQDLFVAYGSQSFIGVLPMCSEENRSLVDEKFIRVFSNLKLTNKALANYRLYNVFVTFPFDGETKDEIFSKLLTKTKYFMDNEKIEIVDI; this is encoded by the coding sequence ATGTGCAATATTCTTGTCTATGATACGACATTCTATATTAGAAACCGAATAAAGGAATTGGTCGCTAAAATGGATTGCACTACTGTAGAAGTGACGACCACGCAGCAGCTCCTTGCAAGTCTTAGCGCTCCTGAGACTGTGGATCTTATCATTATGGACATAATGATTCCCGGTGAAGACGGATTCGCACTTGTCAAATCGATTTCTGACATGCTTCATGGTATTCCTATTGTGATCTTAACATCTGAAAACAAACGGGCATCGTTTGTCAAAGGGATTCAAATGGGTGCTGCGGACTATATCCTAAAACCCTTTGAGGATGATTTTTTAAGTAGCAGAATCAAGGAACACGTTACAAAATCTAAAAATAGGATGACTGAGACACGTGAAGCAGATAAGAATATCGATCTACATCAGTATCTTACCCGTGAACTGATAGTTGCAAAAAAAGCCAATTATCAAGTGTCTTTATTGTTCTCCATCTTTCATAAAAACACCAAAGAAACGAGTTCATCCAACGAGAGGGAGTATCAGCGGATATCGGAATACTTGCTACCGCGACTGGAAGATGCGACTTTTGAACAGGACTTGTTTGTAGCATATGGCAGCCAGAGTTTTATCGGTGTGCTTCCGATGTGTAGTGAAGAAAACAGATCGCTTGTGGATGAGAAGTTCATAAGAGTGTTTTCGAATCTTAAGCTGACCAATAAGGCACTCGCCAATTATCGGTTATACAATGTATTCGTCACATTCCCATTTGACGGAGAAACCAAAGACGAGATTTTTTCTAAACTACTGACTAAAACAAAGTATTTTATGGATAACGAAAAAATTGAAATCGTGGATATCTGA